From a region of the Acanthochromis polyacanthus isolate Apoly-LR-REF ecotype Palm Island chromosome 3, KAUST_Apoly_ChrSc, whole genome shotgun sequence genome:
- the LOC110965239 gene encoding ras-related protein ORAB-1, translated as MNPEYDYLFKLLLIGDSGVGKSCLLLRFADDTYTESYISTIGVDFKIRTIELDGKTIKLQIWDTAGQERFRTITSSYYRGAHGIIVVYDVTDQESFNNVKQWLQEIDRYASENVNKLLVGNKCDLTTKKVVDYTTAKEFADNLGIPFLETSAKSATNVEQAFMTMAAEIKKRMGPGATAGASEKSNVKIQSKPVNTSSGGCC; from the exons ATGAATCCCGAATA TGACTACTTATTCAAACTGCTCCTGATCGGGGATTCTGGTGTGGGAAAGTCTTGTCTCCTCCTCCGGTTCGCA GACGACACGTACACAGAGAGCTACATCAGCACCATCGGCGTGGACTTCAAGATCAGGACCATCGAGCTGGACGGGAAGACCATCAAGCTGCAGATA TGGGACACGGCCGGCCAGGAGCGCTTCCGAACCATCACATCCAGCTACTACAGAGGAGCTCACGGCATCATCGTGGTTTATGACGTCACAGACCAG GAGTCCTTCAACAACGTCAAGCAGTGGCTGCAGGAGATCGACCGCTACGCTAGCGAGAACGTCAACAAGCTGCTGGTCGGCAACAAGTGTGACCTCACAACGAAGAAGGTGGTGGACTACACCACGGCGAAG GAGTTTGCAGATAACCTGGGGATCCCCTTCCTGGAGACGAGCGCTAAGAGCGCCACCAACGTGGAGCAGGCCTTCATGACCATGGCGGCTGAGATCAAGAAGAGGATGGGCCCCGGGGCCACGGCCGGCGCCTCTGAGAAGTCCAACGTGAAGATCCAGAGCAAGCCGGTGAACACCTCGTCCGGAGGCTGCTGCTGA
- the meis1a gene encoding homeobox protein Meis1a isoform X2 — protein MMEQPYEDLLLHAEPPHQSSQSSHRSSSMAAIRRVKDAVYGHPLFPLLALMFEKCELATCTPRESVHGGDVCSSDSFSDDISAFSEQMRSEEPLSPSDPELDDLMIRSIQVLRFHLLELEKVHELCDNFCHRYISCLKGKMPIDLVIDDRDGNKSDSEDFIWSSGTSGDQVSWSRDPEDSVSVRSAGTPVLSTGGQTSSSGNNSSKPGHCLDHSDDDDLSKDKLSSKKRGVFPKVAINVLRAWLFHHLKHPYPSEEQKKQLAQDTSLSILQVNNWFINARRRIVQPMMDQSDRAVNQVGAYQEAQPMGGFVMEGHIRPTGDLGGVRTEGQWQYM, from the exons ATGATGGAGCAGCCG TATGAAGACCTGCTCCTCCACGCAGAACCTCCACACCAGTCCTCCCAGTCCTCCCACAGGAGCAGCAGCATGGCCGCCATCAGGAGGGTCAAAGACGCTGTTTACGG ACATCCCCTGTTCCCTCTGCTCGCGCTCATGTTTGAGAAGTGTGAACTGGCGACGTGCACGCCAAGGGAGAGCGTGCACGGAGGCGACGTCTGCTCCTCCGACTCCTTCAGCGATGACATCAGTGCTTTCTCTGAACAG ATGCGATCAGAGGAGCCGTTGTCTCCGTCCGACCCGGAGCTGGACGACCTG ATGATTCGGTCCATCCAGGTGCTGCGATTCCACCTGCTGGAGCTGGAGAAG GTTCATGAACTTTGTGATAATTTCTGTCATCGATACATCAGCTGTCTGAAGGGGAAAATGCCAATCGATCTGGTTATTGACGACCGAGACGGAAACAAGTCGGACAGCGAGGACTTCATTTGGTCGTCAGGGACCAGCGGAGATCAG GTGTCGTGGAGTCGAGACCCAGAGGACTCGGTGTCAGTCCGATCAGCCGGGACGCCGGTTCTGTCCACTGGAGGACAAACATCTTCCAGTGGGAACAACAGTAGCAAACCAG GTCACTGTCTGGATCACAGCGACGACGACGACCTCAGCAAAGACAAACTGAGCAGTAAAAAAAGAGGCGTCTTCCCCAAAGTGGCCATCAACGTCCTGAGAGCCTGGCTGTTCCACCACCTGAAG CACCCGTACCCAtcagaggagcagaagaagcagctggCTCAGGACACCAGCCTCAGCATCCTACAGGTCAACAACTG GTTCATCAACGCGAGGCGGAGGATTGTCCAGCCCATGATGGACCAGTCTGACAGAGCAG TGAACCAGGTGGGAGCATACCAAGAAGCTCAGCCAATGGGAGGCTTCGTCATGGAAGGACACATCAGACCAACAG GTGATCTGGGCGGAGTCAGGACAGAGGGACAGTGGCAGTACATGTAG
- the meis1a gene encoding homeobox protein Meis1a isoform X3 produces the protein MMEQPYEDLLLHAEPPHQSSQSSHRSSSMAAIRRVKDAVYGHPLFPLLALMFEKCELATCTPRESVHGGDVCSSDSFSDDISAFSEQMRSEEPLSPSDPELDDLMIRSIQVLRFHLLELEKVHELCDNFCHRYISCLKGKMPIDLVIDDRDGNKSDSEDFIWSSGTSGDQVSWSRDPEDSVSVRSAGTPVLSTGGQTSSSGNNSSKPGHCLDHSDDDDLSKDKLSSKKRGVFPKVAINVLRAWLFHHLKHPYPSEEQKKQLAQDTSLSILQVHQREAEDCPAHDGPV, from the exons ATGATGGAGCAGCCG TATGAAGACCTGCTCCTCCACGCAGAACCTCCACACCAGTCCTCCCAGTCCTCCCACAGGAGCAGCAGCATGGCCGCCATCAGGAGGGTCAAAGACGCTGTTTACGG ACATCCCCTGTTCCCTCTGCTCGCGCTCATGTTTGAGAAGTGTGAACTGGCGACGTGCACGCCAAGGGAGAGCGTGCACGGAGGCGACGTCTGCTCCTCCGACTCCTTCAGCGATGACATCAGTGCTTTCTCTGAACAG ATGCGATCAGAGGAGCCGTTGTCTCCGTCCGACCCGGAGCTGGACGACCTG ATGATTCGGTCCATCCAGGTGCTGCGATTCCACCTGCTGGAGCTGGAGAAG GTTCATGAACTTTGTGATAATTTCTGTCATCGATACATCAGCTGTCTGAAGGGGAAAATGCCAATCGATCTGGTTATTGACGACCGAGACGGAAACAAGTCGGACAGCGAGGACTTCATTTGGTCGTCAGGGACCAGCGGAGATCAG GTGTCGTGGAGTCGAGACCCAGAGGACTCGGTGTCAGTCCGATCAGCCGGGACGCCGGTTCTGTCCACTGGAGGACAAACATCTTCCAGTGGGAACAACAGTAGCAAACCAG GTCACTGTCTGGATCACAGCGACGACGACGACCTCAGCAAAGACAAACTGAGCAGTAAAAAAAGAGGCGTCTTCCCCAAAGTGGCCATCAACGTCCTGAGAGCCTGGCTGTTCCACCACCTGAAG CACCCGTACCCAtcagaggagcagaagaagcagctggCTCAGGACACCAGCCTCAGCATCCTACAG GTTCATCAACGCGAGGCGGAGGATTGTCCAGCCCATGATGGACCAGTCTGA
- the meis1a gene encoding homeobox protein Meis1a isoform X1: protein MMEQPYEDLLLHAEPPHQSSQSSHRSSSMAAIRRVKDAVYGHPLFPLLALMFEKCELATCTPRESVHGGDVCSSDSFSDDISAFSEQMRSEEPLSPSDPELDDLMIRSIQVLRFHLLELEKVHELCDNFCHRYISCLKGKMPIDLVIDDRDGNKSDSEDFIWSSGTSGDQVSWSRDPEDSVSVRSAGTPVLSTGGQTSSSGNNSSKPGHCLDHSDDDDLSKDKLSSKKRGVFPKVAINVLRAWLFHHLKHPYPSEEQKKQLAQDTSLSILQVNNWFINARRRIVQPMMDQSDRAVNQVGAYQEAQPMGGFVMEGHIRPTGEPFISSLGIFPVPGP from the exons ATGATGGAGCAGCCG TATGAAGACCTGCTCCTCCACGCAGAACCTCCACACCAGTCCTCCCAGTCCTCCCACAGGAGCAGCAGCATGGCCGCCATCAGGAGGGTCAAAGACGCTGTTTACGG ACATCCCCTGTTCCCTCTGCTCGCGCTCATGTTTGAGAAGTGTGAACTGGCGACGTGCACGCCAAGGGAGAGCGTGCACGGAGGCGACGTCTGCTCCTCCGACTCCTTCAGCGATGACATCAGTGCTTTCTCTGAACAG ATGCGATCAGAGGAGCCGTTGTCTCCGTCCGACCCGGAGCTGGACGACCTG ATGATTCGGTCCATCCAGGTGCTGCGATTCCACCTGCTGGAGCTGGAGAAG GTTCATGAACTTTGTGATAATTTCTGTCATCGATACATCAGCTGTCTGAAGGGGAAAATGCCAATCGATCTGGTTATTGACGACCGAGACGGAAACAAGTCGGACAGCGAGGACTTCATTTGGTCGTCAGGGACCAGCGGAGATCAG GTGTCGTGGAGTCGAGACCCAGAGGACTCGGTGTCAGTCCGATCAGCCGGGACGCCGGTTCTGTCCACTGGAGGACAAACATCTTCCAGTGGGAACAACAGTAGCAAACCAG GTCACTGTCTGGATCACAGCGACGACGACGACCTCAGCAAAGACAAACTGAGCAGTAAAAAAAGAGGCGTCTTCCCCAAAGTGGCCATCAACGTCCTGAGAGCCTGGCTGTTCCACCACCTGAAG CACCCGTACCCAtcagaggagcagaagaagcagctggCTCAGGACACCAGCCTCAGCATCCTACAGGTCAACAACTG GTTCATCAACGCGAGGCGGAGGATTGTCCAGCCCATGATGGACCAGTCTGACAGAGCAG TGAACCAGGTGGGAGCATACCAAGAAGCTCAGCCAATGGGAGGCTTCGTCATGGAAGGACACATCAGACCAACAGGTGAACCCTTTATATCCTCACTGGGAATATTTCctgttccaggtccttga